A single Defluviitalea saccharophila DNA region contains:
- the galU gene encoding UTP--glucose-1-phosphate uridylyltransferase GalU — translation MMKIRKAIIPAAGLGTRFLPATKAQPKEMLPIVDKPTIQYIVEEAVQSGIEDIIIVTGRSKRSIEDHFDKSIELEMELEKKGKSELLEIARQASDLANLHYIRQKEPKGLGHAILTAKNFIGDEPFAVLLGDDIIVSETPCLKQMIDVFNEYKTSILGVQKVPFEDVDKYGIIKAKHIEDRVYKVTDMVEKPDREKAPSNIAILGRYIITPRVFDYLENQEAGAGGEIQLTDALKKLSQEEAMYAYDFIGKRYDVGNKIGFLQATVEFALNREDLKEEFLAYLNSILNQNKKS, via the coding sequence ATGATGAAAATCAGAAAAGCAATTATTCCCGCCGCAGGTTTAGGAACCCGATTTCTTCCTGCAACGAAAGCACAACCCAAAGAAATGCTTCCGATAGTGGACAAGCCTACTATCCAATATATTGTTGAAGAAGCCGTACAATCGGGCATTGAGGATATTATTATTGTAACAGGAAGAAGCAAGAGATCTATAGAAGACCATTTTGATAAATCTATAGAACTGGAAATGGAATTAGAGAAAAAAGGCAAAAGTGAGCTTTTAGAGATTGCAAGACAGGCTTCTGATTTGGCAAATCTCCATTATATTCGTCAGAAAGAACCTAAGGGTCTGGGCCATGCGATCCTTACTGCAAAGAATTTTATCGGGGACGAGCCTTTCGCAGTTTTACTTGGAGACGATATTATTGTTTCAGAAACACCCTGTCTTAAACAAATGATAGATGTGTTTAACGAGTATAAGACTTCCATCTTAGGGGTACAAAAGGTTCCCTTTGAAGATGTGGATAAATACGGGATTATTAAAGCAAAGCACATTGAAGACAGAGTATATAAGGTTACCGATATGGTAGAGAAGCCCGATCGAGAAAAAGCCCCCTCTAATATTGCTATTCTTGGAAGATACATTATTACTCCAAGAGTTTTTGATTATCTTGAAAATCAGGAAGCAGGGGCAGGAGGAGAAATCCAACTAACCGATGCTTTAAAGAAACTTTCTCAAGAAGAGGCAATGTATGCCTATGATTTTATTGGAAAAAGATACGATGTAGGAAATAAAATTGGCTTTTTACAGGCAACGGTTGAATTTGCCCTTAATCGTGAGGACTTAAAAGAGGAATTTTTAGCCTATTTAAATTCAATATTAAATCAAAACAAGAAATCTTAA